The Coffea arabica cultivar ET-39 chromosome 9e, Coffea Arabica ET-39 HiFi, whole genome shotgun sequence genome has a window encoding:
- the LOC113710548 gene encoding putative gamma-glutamylcyclotransferase At3g02910, whose translation MASISVSQDLLTPHNNNNTSTTSRTWLIFTYGTLKRGFYNHRLMESLISTGDASFIRECTTKESFPLVIGPYGIPFLINHLGSGYRIPGELYAVSDRGLARLDELEGIETGHYERLPVDVVSGDGQVVAVEGYFGHRSFGEELWRKNGEKGLREFSKEMGGKYVVRANRPLGSNFVDDVWKFISA comes from the coding sequence ATGGCTTCCATTTCTGTAAGCCAAGATTTACTAACCCctcacaacaacaacaacaccTCCACCACCAGCAGGACCTGGCTCATCTTTACTTATGGCACGCTAAAGCGTGGATTCTACAACCACAGGCTCATGGAAAGCCTGATTTCCACGGGCGACGCTTCTTTTATCAGGGAATGCACGACGAAGGAGTCTTTTCCGCTCGTCATTGGACCCTACGGGATCCCTTTTCTGATTAATCATCTGGGTTCCGGTTACAGGATCCCGGGCGAACTGTATGCTGTGTCGGATCGTGGGCTGGCCCGGCTGGATGAGTTGGAAGGAATTGAAACGGGTCATTACGAGAGGCTGCCGGTGGATGTAGTGTCTGGCGATGGACAAGTGGTGGCGGTggaggggtattttggtcaccGGAGTTTTGGGGAGGAGTTGTGGAGGAAGAATGGGGAGAAGGGGTTGAGGGAGTTTAGCAAGGAAATGGGGGGAAAGTATGTAGTTAGGGCTAATAGGCCTTTGGGTTCTAATTTTGTTGATGATGTTTGGAAATTTATTTCTGCCTAG
- the LOC113710549 gene encoding CRIB domain-containing protein RIC4-like, which produces MRDRIERFVLLPFSMGCVSESSIAVGPRFPDRLKNINAYSTPTRTPEDDKEGEEESEDDEESLSDDNLKSPSGLLAAPKIQKLFKNFKNLSQLFAYKDDEIEEEGTGMEIGLPTDVKHVTHIGIDGSATSILSKGWGNPKSPGLPALPSANCPPSAFAFAMPAQADKAKVSGP; this is translated from the exons ATGAGGGATCGAATAGAAAGATTTGTTCTTCTTCCCTTCTCAATGGGTTGTGTTTCTGAATCCAGCATTGCAGTTGGACCACGGTTTCCTGATAGACTAAAGAACATTAATGCATACTCAACTCCAACAA GAACTCCAGAAGATGACAAGGAGGGAGAAGAGGAATCTGAAGATGACGAAGAGAGCTTGTCAGATGATAACTTGAAGAGCCCATCAGGCCTCCTCGCAGCTCCCAAAATCCAAAAGCTGTTCAAGAATTTTAAGAATTTGTCTCAACTATTTG CATACAAGGATGatgaaatagaagaagaaggcACGGGCATGGAAATTGGATTACCAACAGATGTCAAACACGTCACTCACATAGGAATAGATGGTTCTGCAACTTCTATTCTGTCAAAGGGCTGGGGTAATCCAAAATCACCTGGCTTGCCTGCTCTGCCATCTGCTAATTGCCCACCATCTGCCTTTGCATTTGCCATGCCAGCACAGGCTGATAAAGCTAAAGTCAGTGGTCCATGA
- the LOC113710680 gene encoding uncharacterized protein, protein MDNFIVSNVDRSREGWTEEEMAFDPRILASQRPLWDALKKTINRLVNKVTVSNVRNVAKELLSENLIWGRGLFCSAILKTSIASHTFTPVFAALVAAINSRYPDVGYLLIKRIVEQFKIGCKQNDKHQLVPLVKLLAHLVNQGVVHELLAVEFLFVLLQDATEDNIEVAAILVRQCGSTILESNPRGLAAVFERFREILQDGDMDKRAESLIESLFAIRSSRFSSYPAMRPELDIAESADQVIHEISLCNDLDPEMYLDVFHLDPQVLMSDEERYKMLKAIVLGEEDYEKHADDGAAKSNQGISEEDSSIEDKTETDVENLKKTIFLTMMSGIDFEDAGHKLLAIPLRQHQEMVICNMLLDCCSHQKTYSRYFTLLAQQLCLLKEVYRENFENCFLLQYSIVDSLKTHKLHNVAKFFAHLLSSDSLTWHILGCIRLTEENTAATTSSSGMFIKILFQELAKELGVPLLKKRLNDPTLQGSLDSIFPKNNNTRNLRFSINFFTSIGLGGLTDNRRENLRTMQKQNHQVSSHSDQGTQSFGTGGSKPFQ, encoded by the coding sequence ATGGATAATTTCATCGTATCCAATGTTGATCGTAGCAGAGAAGGTTGGACTGAAGAGGAGATGGCCTTTGATCCAAGAATTTTGGCAAGCCAGCGTCCGTTGTGGGATGCCTTGAAGAAAACCATCAACAGGCTCGTGAACAAAGTCACGGTATCCAACGTTAGGAATGTTGCAAAAGAATTGCTGTCCGAAAACTTGATATGGGGTAGAGGTTTGTTTTGCTCTGCAATTCTCAAGACCTCCATAGCATCCCATACTTTCACACCTGTTTTCGCGGCCTTGGTTGCAGCGATCAACTCAAGATACCCTGATGTTGGGTACCTTCTGATCAAAAGAATTGTGGAACAGTTCAAGATAGGTTGCAAGCAAAACGATAAGCACCAATTAGTGCcgcttgtgaagctcttggctCATTTAGTCAACCAAGGAGTTGTACATGAATTGCTGGCAGTTGAGTTTCTGTTTGTTCTTTTACAAGACGCTACAGAGGATAATATAGAAGTTGCTGCTATCTTGGTTCGACAGTGCGGTTCTACAATCCTTGAATCCAATCCAAGAGGGCTCGCTGCTGTTTTCGAGAGGTTCAGAGAAATACTTCAGGATGGGGATATGGATAAGCGTGCTGAATCCTTAATTGAGAGCTTGTTTGCTATCAGAAGTTCCAGGTTTTCTAGTTACCCTGCCATGCGCCCTGAGCTGGATATTGCTGAATCGGCTGATCAAGTCATCCATGAAATCTCTCTTTGCAACGACTTGGATCCAGAGATGTACCTTGACGTGTTTCACCTTGATCCTCAGGTTCTGATGAGCGATGAAGAGAGGTATAAAATGCTCAAAGCAATTGTGCTTGGAGAAGAGGACTATGAGAAGCATGCGGATGATGGAGCAGCTAAATCCAACCAAGGTATATCTGAGGAGGATTCAAGCATTGAAGACAAGACTGAGACTGATGTTGAGAACCTTAAAAAGACCATCTTTCTCACTATGATGTCAGGTATTGATTTTGAGGATGCTGGACACAAGCTCCTTGCCATTCCATTGCGCCAACATCAGGAGATGGTAATCTGCAACATGCTGCTAGACTGCTGCTCCCACCAGAAGACGTACAGCAGATACTTCACACTGTTGGCACAGCAACTTTGCCTGCTCAAAGAGGTATATCGTGAGAATTTTGAGAACTGCTTTCTCCTGCAGTACTCCATTGTTGACAGCCTTAAGACACACAAGCTGCACAATGTTGCCAAATTTTTTGCCCATCTTCTGTCCAGTGATTCCCTGACATGGCATATATTAGGCTGCATTCGCCTCACAGAGGAGAATACTGCTGCTACTACTTCATCATCAGGGATGTTCATCAAAATCTTATTCCAGGAGTTGGCAAAGGAGCTTGGTGTTCCCTTGCTCAAGAAGAGGCTGAATGATCCAACTCTACAGGGATCGCTTGATTCAATATTCCCCAAGAATAATAATACAAGAAACTTGCGTTTCTCAATCAACTTCTTCACCTCCATTGGGCTTGGAGGCCTAACAGACAACCGCAGAGAAAACTTGAGAACTATGCAAAAGCAAAATCACCAGGTCTCGTCTCATTCTGATCAGGGAACTCAGAGCTTTGGCACCGGTGGATCAAAACCATTCCAATAG
- the LOC113710271 gene encoding LOW QUALITY PROTEIN: pentatricopeptide repeat-containing protein At1g06140, mitochondrial (The sequence of the model RefSeq protein was modified relative to this genomic sequence to represent the inferred CDS: substituted 1 base at 1 genomic stop codon), producing MKKVMGLLSNTRKRIQFVCLPLLFIVLFVLFAPISAQESEREEATRAIRDLGRKSKIFVDKLKTGITRDGYNSGSVGLGVELESGLGIFDAFFASFSMILVSEIGDETFIIAALMAMRHPKSIVLSGALSALFVMTVLSTGLGRIVPNLISRKHTNSAATVLYAFFGLRLLYIAWRSGSKSSQKKEFEEVEEKLESGQGKTAVRRFFSRFCTPIFLESFILTFLAEWGDRSQIATIALATHKNAFGVATGATVGHTICTSLAVIGGSMLASRISQRSVATVGGLLFLGFSLSSYFYPPLHQCHQSCSYSTQQCLQLPRADLVHAKAMKNGTSQYLNVGNTIMDLYVKNHYLRNAQKLFDEILQRDVRSWTILISGFSRFGNYRTGLDYFGKMISEGIVAPNRFTLSSVLKCCSGVSNGFWLGKAIHGLIIINGMNLDVALANAILDLYVKCGAFDYAERFFETMDNKDNFSWNIMMASSLSKGDMGKCLDYFKKLPDKVVSSWNTVIDGFLQHGYEGVALELLYEMVNSGHAFDKYTFSISLALLASLKNVELGRQVHGQLLRVGISGDAFAKTSLVDMYCKCGQMGKAKLIVQTSHQDVMKSQFLTISSHDHRALSILWSTVLAGYVKYGMLIEALQSLRFMVHEKISVNMVTLTSIVTASADAGLLEVGQQIHSRILKSGHKPDVFFSSSMVDMYAKCGKLDDAWSFFIQAETRNVVLWTTMIFAYAVHGYGEKAVQLFDLMRNDGITPNEVTFVGVLTGCSHAGLIQEGCKYFRMMKEVYGIKPADEHFTSMVDLYGRAGKLNEIKDFIFKNDISHIGTVWNAFLSACHLHKNVEMAKWVHDKLLELQPSEPGPYVLLSNTCSDNYMWDKASALRGLMQKREIEKLPGQSWIXVKNEQHSFPLARIMCQEKSRLSFI from the exons ATGAAAAAAGTCATGGGTTTGTTATCAAACACCCGAAAAAGAATTCAATTTGTTTGTCTTCCATTGCTCTTCATTGTGCTCTTTGTTTTATTCGCTCCAATTTCTGCTCAG GAATCTGAAAGAGAGGAGGCAACACGGGCTATTCGAGATCTAGGCCGGAAAAGTAAA ATTTTTGTGGACAAACTCAAGACTGGTATTACAAGGGATGGGTACAATTCTGGTTCTGTTGGTCTTGGTGTTGAATTGGAATCCGGTCTTGGGATTTTTGATGCATTTTTTGCAAGTTTTTCCATGATTCTTGTCAGTGAG ATTGGAGATGAGACTTTCATAATAGCAGCTCTAATGGCGATGCGTCATCCCAAGTCCATTGTTTTATCTGGTGCACTAAGTGCCTTGTTTGTGATGACA GTACTTTCGACTGGACTTGGTAGGATTGTGCCAAACTTGATATCAAGGAAGCATACAAACAGTGCAGCCACAG TTCTTTATGCATTTTTTGGGCTGCGGTTACTCTATATTGCTTGGAGGTCGGGTTCAAAATCTTCACAgaagaaggaatttgaggaa GTGGAAGAGAAACTCGAATCTGGACAAGGCAAGACAGCAGTCCGGCGATTCTTTTCTAGATTCTGTACACCAATATTTTTGGAG TCATTTATTTTGACCTTCTTGGCTGAATGGGGAGACCGCAGTCAGATAGCAACAATTGCT CTGGCCACACACAAAAATGCATTTGGGGTTGCTACAGGGGCTACCGTAGGACACACAATTTGTACATCGCTGGCAGTGATCGGGGGAAGCATGCTGGCTTCCAGGATCTCTCAGCGCTCAGTTGCAACAGTTGGTGGATTGCTGTTCCTTGGTTTTTCCCTGTCTTCATATTTCTATCCTCC TCTTCACCAATGTCATCAAAGTTGCAGCTACTCTACCCAACAATGCCTTCAATTACCCCGGGCTGATCTTGTTCATGCTAAAGCAATGAAGAATGGTACTTCCCAGTACTTGAATGTGGGTAATACAATCATGGATCTTTATGTGAAAAATCACTACTTGCGCAATGCCCAGAAGCTGTTTGATGAAATTCTTCAAAGGGATGTTCGATCTTGGACCATTTTAATATCGGGGTTTTCTCGATTTGGCAATTACAGAACTGGGTTGGATTACTTTGGCAAGATGATTAGCGAAGGCATTGTTGCTCCAAATCGGTTCACCTTGTCTTCGGTTTTGAAGTGCTGTTCTGGTGTTTCTAATGGGTTTTGGCTGGGAAAGGCCATTCATGGGTTGATAATAATTAATGGAATGAATTTAGATGTTGCCTTGGCGAATGCTATTCTTGACCTTTATGTGAAATGTGGAGCTTTTGATTATGCGGAAAGGTTCTTTGAGACTATGGATAATAAGGATAACTTTTCTTGGAATATAATGATGGCCTCTAGCTTAAGTAAAGGAGACATGGGCAAGTGTCTAGATTATTTCAAGAAGTTACCCGATAAAGTAGTCTCCAGTTGGAACACAGTAATTGATGGATTTTTGCAGCATGGGTATGAGGGAGTTGCATTGGAGCTGCTTTATGAGATGGTTAACTCTGGACATGCTTTTGACAAATATACTTTCTCCATATCACTGGCACTGTTGGCTTCTCTGAAAAATGTGGAACTAGGGAGGCAAGTTCATGGTCAACTTTTGAGGGTCGGAATCAGCGGAGATGCATTTGCTAAGACTTCACTTGTTGATATGTATTGTAAATGTGGGCAGATGGGGAAAGCTAAGCTAATTGTTCAAACTTCGCATCAAGATGTTATGAAAAGtcaatttctaacaatttcttCTCATGATCATAGAGCACTATCGATTTTGTGGAGTACAGTGCTTGCGGGTTATGTTAAATATGGGATGCTAATAGAGGCTTTGCAGAGTTTAAGATTCATGGTTCATGAAAAAATTTCTGTCAACATGGTAACTTTAACAAGCATTGTTACTGCTTCAGCCGATGCTGGACTTCTGGAGGTTGGTCAGCAAATCCATTCCCGTATTCTGAAATCTGGACATAAACCAGATGTTTTCTTCAGTTCGTCAATGGTTGACATGTATGCAAAGTGTGGAAAGTTAGATGATGCGTGGTCATTTTTCATTCAAGCTGAAACTCGCAATGTTGTGCTCTGGACTACTATGATATTTGCTTATGCAGTCCATGGGTATGGAGAAAAGGCTGTTCAGCTTTTTGACTTAATGAGAAATGACGGTATAACACCAAATGAAGTGACGTTTGTTGGAGTTCTAACTGGTTGTAGTCATGCGGGTTTGATACAAGAAGGCTGCAAGTATTTTAGAATGATGAAAGAAGTTTATGGTATCAAGCCTGCAGATGAACACTTCACTTCTATGGTGGATCTTTATGGTCGAGCTGGCAAGCTGAATGAGATCAaggattttatttttaagaatgATATCTCTCACATTGGTACAGTTTGGAATGCATTTTTATCGGCTTGCCATCTCCACAAGAATGTTGAGATGGCAAAATGGGTTCACGATAAACTGCTTGAACTTCAGCCCTCTGAACCTGGTCCTTATGTTCTCTTGTCAAATACATGTTCAGACAATTACATGTGGGACAAGGCATCTGCATTAAGGGGTTTGATGCAGAAGAGGGAAATTGAGAAACTCCCTGGTCAATCTTGGATTTAAGTAAAGAATGAACAGCACAGTTTTCCATTAGCAAGAATTATGTGCCAGGAGAAATCAAGATTAAGTTTTATTTGA
- the LOC113710222 gene encoding zinc finger CCCH domain-containing protein ZFN-like isoform X1: protein MPALAVGDGNHRHSDSSKIISIIIIIIINKIKISSRSRISMDFDSGIPISRASVVAEGSSSLDQDALWQINLRSREPMEAGTYPVREGEPDCSYYIRTGLCRYGATCRFNHPPNRKLAIATARMRGEYPERMGQPECQYYLKTGTCKFGATCKFHHPREKAGIAGRVTLNALGYPLRPNEIECAYYLRTGHCKFGSTCKFHHPQPANMMVSVRGSPVYPSVHSPTNPGQLSYPLSRASFIPNPRWQGPSSYAPVLVPQSMVSVSGWNAYSGQLGSGSSAESQQQTAGNDQTHGMVGQSEAANVGSQGIHSSYSSSSLPIGYYALQLQRETVFPERPGQPECQFYMKTGDCKFGAVCKFHHPRERILPAPDCGLSPIGLPLRPGEPLCIFYSRYGICKFGPSCKFDHPMGVFTYNVSSSSTEPPTVRRLLGSSSGTGPLTLASEGLVEASSTKSRLLPLSEARKPSGDTSIDPEE, encoded by the exons ATGCCAGCGTTAGCCGTTGGTGATGGAAATCATCGTCACAGCGATTCTTCTAaaattattagtattattattattattattattaataaaattaaaatcagcAGCAGAAGCAGAATCAGCATGGATTTCGATTCCGGAATTCCCATTTCCCGAGCATCTGTCGTCGCCGAAGGTTCTTCCTCCCTCGACCAAG ATGCTCTATGGCAAATTAACTTGAGGTCAAGGGAACCAATGGAAGCTGGGACTTATCCTGTACGTGAAGGTGAACCAGATTGTTCTTACTACATCAGAACAGGTCTATGCAGATATGGTGCAACATGCCGATTTAATCATCCTCCTAATAGAAAATTG GCTATTGCCACAGCAAGGATGAGAGGAGAATATCCAGAAAGAATGGGACAACCAGAATGTCAG TATTACTTGAAGACAGGAACTTGCAAGTTTGGCGCCACGTGCAAGTTTCATCATCCTAGAGAAAAAGCTGGGATTGCTGGAAGAGTTACCTTAAACGCCTTGGGCTACCCACTTCGCCCG AATGAGATTGAATGCGCTTATTATTTGAGAACTGGACATTGCAAGTTTGGAAGCACCTGTAAGTTTCACCATCCTCAGCCAGCTAATATGATGGTCTCTGTTCGTGGTTCTCCTGTTTATCCTTCTGTTCATTCGCCGACAAATCCTGGACAACTGTCATATCCCTTGTCAAGAGCTTCTTTTATTCCCAATCCACGCTGGCAGGGTCCTTCAAGTTATGCTCCGGTTCTTGTTCCTCAGAGCATGGTTTCAGTCTCTGGATGGAATGCATACAGT GGTCAGCTGGGTTCAGGTTCCTCGGCAGAGAGCCAGCAGCAAACAGCAGGAAATGACCAAACTCATGGAATGGTAGGCCAATCTGAAGCAGCAAATGTGGGATCACAAGGGATACATTCTTCTTATAGCTCTTCTTCTTTACCTATTGGGTATTATGCATTACAGTTACAGAGGGAGACGGTGTTTCCTGAGAGGCCTGGACAGCCTGAGTGCCAATTTTACATGAAGACTGGAGACTGTAAATTTGGTGCTGTGTGCAAGTTCCATCACCCAAGAGAGAGGATTCTTCCAGCTCCAGACTGTGGCTTGAGTCCAATTGGACTTCCATTGCGTCCT GGAGAACCTTTGTGCATTTTTTACTCTCGATATGGAATCTGCAAATTTGGCCCAAGTTGCAAGTTTGACCATCCGATGGGTGTCTTTACATATAATGTTTCATCATCTTCAACTGAGCCTCCTACTGTGCGGCGGTTATTGGGTTCATCATCTGGAACTGGTCCCTTAACATTGGCATCAGAAGGTCTTGTTGAAGCAAGCTCCACTAAGAGCAGGCTATTGCCATTGTCAGAGGCAAGAAAACCCTCTGGTGATACTAGCATTGATCCAGAGGAATGA
- the LOC113710222 gene encoding zinc finger CCCH domain-containing protein ZFN-like isoform X2, whose product MPALAVGDGNHRHSDSSKIISIIIIIIINKIKISSRSRISMDFDSGIPISRASVVAEGSSSLDQDALWQINLRSREPMEAGTYPVREGEPDCSYYIRTGLCRYGATCRFNHPPNRKLAIATARMRGEYPERMGQPECQYYLKTGTCKFGATCKFHHPREKAGIAGRVTLNALGYPLRPNEIECAYYLRTGHCKFGSTCKFHHPQPANMMVSVRGSPVYPSVHSPTNPGQLSYPLSRASFIPNPRWQGPSSYAPVLVPQSMVSVSGWNAYSGQLGSGSSAESQQQTAGNDQTHGMLQRETVFPERPGQPECQFYMKTGDCKFGAVCKFHHPRERILPAPDCGLSPIGLPLRPGEPLCIFYSRYGICKFGPSCKFDHPMGVFTYNVSSSSTEPPTVRRLLGSSSGTGPLTLASEGLVEASSTKSRLLPLSEARKPSGDTSIDPEE is encoded by the exons ATGCCAGCGTTAGCCGTTGGTGATGGAAATCATCGTCACAGCGATTCTTCTAaaattattagtattattattattattattattaataaaattaaaatcagcAGCAGAAGCAGAATCAGCATGGATTTCGATTCCGGAATTCCCATTTCCCGAGCATCTGTCGTCGCCGAAGGTTCTTCCTCCCTCGACCAAG ATGCTCTATGGCAAATTAACTTGAGGTCAAGGGAACCAATGGAAGCTGGGACTTATCCTGTACGTGAAGGTGAACCAGATTGTTCTTACTACATCAGAACAGGTCTATGCAGATATGGTGCAACATGCCGATTTAATCATCCTCCTAATAGAAAATTG GCTATTGCCACAGCAAGGATGAGAGGAGAATATCCAGAAAGAATGGGACAACCAGAATGTCAG TATTACTTGAAGACAGGAACTTGCAAGTTTGGCGCCACGTGCAAGTTTCATCATCCTAGAGAAAAAGCTGGGATTGCTGGAAGAGTTACCTTAAACGCCTTGGGCTACCCACTTCGCCCG AATGAGATTGAATGCGCTTATTATTTGAGAACTGGACATTGCAAGTTTGGAAGCACCTGTAAGTTTCACCATCCTCAGCCAGCTAATATGATGGTCTCTGTTCGTGGTTCTCCTGTTTATCCTTCTGTTCATTCGCCGACAAATCCTGGACAACTGTCATATCCCTTGTCAAGAGCTTCTTTTATTCCCAATCCACGCTGGCAGGGTCCTTCAAGTTATGCTCCGGTTCTTGTTCCTCAGAGCATGGTTTCAGTCTCTGGATGGAATGCATACAGT GGTCAGCTGGGTTCAGGTTCCTCGGCAGAGAGCCAGCAGCAAACAGCAGGAAATGACCAAACTCATGGAATG TTACAGAGGGAGACGGTGTTTCCTGAGAGGCCTGGACAGCCTGAGTGCCAATTTTACATGAAGACTGGAGACTGTAAATTTGGTGCTGTGTGCAAGTTCCATCACCCAAGAGAGAGGATTCTTCCAGCTCCAGACTGTGGCTTGAGTCCAATTGGACTTCCATTGCGTCCT GGAGAACCTTTGTGCATTTTTTACTCTCGATATGGAATCTGCAAATTTGGCCCAAGTTGCAAGTTTGACCATCCGATGGGTGTCTTTACATATAATGTTTCATCATCTTCAACTGAGCCTCCTACTGTGCGGCGGTTATTGGGTTCATCATCTGGAACTGGTCCCTTAACATTGGCATCAGAAGGTCTTGTTGAAGCAAGCTCCACTAAGAGCAGGCTATTGCCATTGTCAGAGGCAAGAAAACCCTCTGGTGATACTAGCATTGATCCAGAGGAATGA
- the LOC113710222 gene encoding zinc finger CCCH domain-containing protein ZFN-like isoform X3, with protein MEIIVTAILLKLLVLLLLLLLIKLKSAAEAESAWISIPEFPFPEHLSSPKVLPPSTKAIATARMRGEYPERMGQPECQYYLKTGTCKFGATCKFHHPREKAGIAGRVTLNALGYPLRPNEIECAYYLRTGHCKFGSTCKFHHPQPANMMVSVRGSPVYPSVHSPTNPGQLSYPLSRASFIPNPRWQGPSSYAPVLVPQSMVSVSGWNAYSGQLGSGSSAESQQQTAGNDQTHGMVGQSEAANVGSQGIHSSYSSSSLPIGYYALQLQRETVFPERPGQPECQFYMKTGDCKFGAVCKFHHPRERILPAPDCGLSPIGLPLRPGEPLCIFYSRYGICKFGPSCKFDHPMGVFTYNVSSSSTEPPTVRRLLGSSSGTGPLTLASEGLVEASSTKSRLLPLSEARKPSGDTSIDPEE; from the exons ATGGAAATCATCGTCACAGCGATTCTTCTAaaattattagtattattattattattattattaataaaattaaaatcagcAGCAGAAGCAGAATCAGCATGGATTTCGATTCCGGAATTCCCATTTCCCGAGCATCTGTCGTCGCCGAAGGTTCTTCCTCCCTCGACCAAG GCTATTGCCACAGCAAGGATGAGAGGAGAATATCCAGAAAGAATGGGACAACCAGAATGTCAG TATTACTTGAAGACAGGAACTTGCAAGTTTGGCGCCACGTGCAAGTTTCATCATCCTAGAGAAAAAGCTGGGATTGCTGGAAGAGTTACCTTAAACGCCTTGGGCTACCCACTTCGCCCG AATGAGATTGAATGCGCTTATTATTTGAGAACTGGACATTGCAAGTTTGGAAGCACCTGTAAGTTTCACCATCCTCAGCCAGCTAATATGATGGTCTCTGTTCGTGGTTCTCCTGTTTATCCTTCTGTTCATTCGCCGACAAATCCTGGACAACTGTCATATCCCTTGTCAAGAGCTTCTTTTATTCCCAATCCACGCTGGCAGGGTCCTTCAAGTTATGCTCCGGTTCTTGTTCCTCAGAGCATGGTTTCAGTCTCTGGATGGAATGCATACAGT GGTCAGCTGGGTTCAGGTTCCTCGGCAGAGAGCCAGCAGCAAACAGCAGGAAATGACCAAACTCATGGAATGGTAGGCCAATCTGAAGCAGCAAATGTGGGATCACAAGGGATACATTCTTCTTATAGCTCTTCTTCTTTACCTATTGGGTATTATGCATTACAGTTACAGAGGGAGACGGTGTTTCCTGAGAGGCCTGGACAGCCTGAGTGCCAATTTTACATGAAGACTGGAGACTGTAAATTTGGTGCTGTGTGCAAGTTCCATCACCCAAGAGAGAGGATTCTTCCAGCTCCAGACTGTGGCTTGAGTCCAATTGGACTTCCATTGCGTCCT GGAGAACCTTTGTGCATTTTTTACTCTCGATATGGAATCTGCAAATTTGGCCCAAGTTGCAAGTTTGACCATCCGATGGGTGTCTTTACATATAATGTTTCATCATCTTCAACTGAGCCTCCTACTGTGCGGCGGTTATTGGGTTCATCATCTGGAACTGGTCCCTTAACATTGGCATCAGAAGGTCTTGTTGAAGCAAGCTCCACTAAGAGCAGGCTATTGCCATTGTCAGAGGCAAGAAAACCCTCTGGTGATACTAGCATTGATCCAGAGGAATGA